In Tenrec ecaudatus isolate mTenEca1 chromosome 4, mTenEca1.hap1, whole genome shotgun sequence, a single window of DNA contains:
- the SLC22A6 gene encoding solute carrier family 22 member 6 isoform X2, whose product MAFNDILEQIGGFGRFQKIQVTLVVLPMLLMASHNTLQNFTAAIPTHHCRPPAATNLSQDGGLEAWLPRDREGRPESCLRFTSPQWGPPSANGTETNVTGATEPCADGWIYNDSTFSSTIVTEWDLVCTHRALRQLAQSLYMAGVLLGAMVFGYLADRLGRRKILILNYLQTAVSGTCVAFAPNFLIYCTFRLLSGMSLASITLNCMTLSVEWMPIHTRAHVGTLIGYVYSLGQFILAGVAYAIPHWRHLQLAVSLPFFVFFIYSWFFIESARWYSSSGKLDLTLNALQKVARINGKQEEGAKLNIEVLQASLQKELTTGKGQASALELLRCPTLRRLFLCLTMLWFATSFAYYGLVMDLQGFGVSIYLIQVIFGAVDLPAKLMCFLVLNSLGRRVAQIFSLLLAGICILVNGVIPHDQSIIRTSLAVLGKGCLASSFNCIFLYTGELYPTMIRQTGMGMGSTMARVGSIVSPLVSMTAELYLPLPLFIYGTIPVAASMATTLLPETLGQPLPDTVLDLENRRGKGRLQQLEQQKQMVPLQTPPQEKSGL is encoded by the exons ATGGCCTTCAATGATATCCTGGAGCAAATCGGGGGCTTCGGCCGCTTCCAGAAGATCCAGGTCACCCTGGTGGTCCTTCCTATGCTTCTGATGGCCTCCCACAACACCCTACAGAACTTCACTGCCGCCATCCCCACCCACCACTGCCGCCCACCTGCCGCCACCAACCTCAGCCAGGATGGGGGCCTGGAGGCCTGGCTGCCCCGGGACAGGGAGGGGCGGCCTGAGTCCTGTCTCCGCTTCACATCCCCACAGTGGGGACCACCCTCTGCCAATGGCACGGAGACCAACGTCACAGGGGCCACCGAGCCCTGCGCCGATGGCTGGATCTACAACGACAGCACCTTCTCTTCCACCATCGTGACTGAG TGGGACCTGGTCTGTACTCACAGGGCCTTACGGCAGCTGGCTCAGTCCTTGTACATGGCGGGGGTGCTGCTCGGAGCCATGGTGTTTGGGTACCTGGCAGACAG GCTGGGCCGCCGGAAGATTTTGATCTTAAACTACCTGCAGACTGCTGTGTCCGGGACCTGTGTCGCCTTCGCACCCAACTTCCTCATCTACTGCACCTTCCGGCTCCTTTCGGGCATGTCGCTGGCCAGCATCACCCTCAACTGCATGACGCTGA GCGTGGAGTGGATGCCCATCCACACACGGGCGCACGTGGGCACACTGATCGGCTATGTCTACAGCCTGGGTCAGTTCATCCTGGCCGGCGTGGCCTATGCTATACCCCACTGGCGTCACCTGCAGCTAGCGGTGTCTTTGCCATTCTTCGTCTTCTTCATCTATTCCTG GTTCTTCATTGAGTCTGCTCGCTGGTACTCCTCCTCTGGGAAGCTGGACCTCACCCTGAATGCCCTGCAGAAGGTGGCCCGGATCAACGGGAAGCAGGAAGAGGGGGCCAAGCTGAACATAGAG GTGCTCCAGGCCAGTCTGCAGAAGGAACTGACCACAGGCAAAGGCCAGGCCTCGGCCCTGGAGCTGCTGCGCTGTCCCACGCTTCGTCGTCTCTTCCTGTGCCTCACTATGCTGTG GTTTGCCACCAGTTTTGCCTACTATGGGCTAGTCATGGACCTGCAGGGCTTCGGAGTCAGCATCTACCTAATCCAGGTGATCTTTGGGGCCGTGGACCTGCCTGCCAAGCTCATGTGCTTCCTAGTCCTCAACTCCCTGGGCCGCCGAGTTGCCCAAATCTTCTCCCTGCTGCTGGCGGGCATCTGCATCCTGGTCAATGGGGTGATACCCCATG ACCAGTCCATTATTCGAACCTCCCTGGCTGTGCTGGGGAAGGGCTGCCTGGCTTCCTCCTTCAACTGCATCTTCCTCTACACCGGGGAACTGTATCCCACAATGATCCG gcagacaggcatgggcATGGGGAGCACAATGGCCCGAGTGGGCAGCATCGTGAGCCCCCTGGTGAGCATGACCGCCGAGCTGTACCTGCCCCTGCCTCTCTTCATCTACGGTACTATACCTGTGGCTGCCAGCATGGCCACCACCCTCCTGCCCGAGACCCTGGGCCAGCCACTGCCGGACACAGTGCTGGACCTGGAGAACAG GAGAGGGAAAGGCCGGCTACAGCAGCTGgagcagcagaagcaaatggtccCACTGCAGacccctccacaggagaagagTGGACTCTGA
- the SLC22A6 gene encoding solute carrier family 22 member 6 isoform X1, giving the protein MAFNDILEQIGGFGRFQKIQVTLVVLPMLLMASHNTLQNFTAAIPTHHCRPPAATNLSQDGGLEAWLPRDREGRPESCLRFTSPQWGPPSANGTETNVTGATEPCADGWIYNDSTFSSTIVTEWDLVCTHRALRQLAQSLYMAGVLLGAMVFGYLADRLGRRKILILNYLQTAVSGTCVAFAPNFLIYCTFRLLSGMSLASITLNCMTLSVEWMPIHTRAHVGTLIGYVYSLGQFILAGVAYAIPHWRHLQLAVSLPFFVFFIYSWFFIESARWYSSSGKLDLTLNALQKVARINGKQEEGAKLNIEVLQASLQKELTTGKGQASALELLRCPTLRRLFLCLTMLWFATSFAYYGLVMDLQGFGVSIYLIQVIFGAVDLPAKLMCFLVLNSLGRRVAQIFSLLLAGICILVNGVIPHDQSIIRTSLAVLGKGCLASSFNCIFLYTGELYPTMIRQTGMGMGSTMARVGSIVSPLVSMTAELYLPLPLFIYGTIPVAASMATTLLPETLGQPLPDTVLDLENRRRGKGRLQQLEQQKQMVPLQTPPQEKSGL; this is encoded by the exons ATGGCCTTCAATGATATCCTGGAGCAAATCGGGGGCTTCGGCCGCTTCCAGAAGATCCAGGTCACCCTGGTGGTCCTTCCTATGCTTCTGATGGCCTCCCACAACACCCTACAGAACTTCACTGCCGCCATCCCCACCCACCACTGCCGCCCACCTGCCGCCACCAACCTCAGCCAGGATGGGGGCCTGGAGGCCTGGCTGCCCCGGGACAGGGAGGGGCGGCCTGAGTCCTGTCTCCGCTTCACATCCCCACAGTGGGGACCACCCTCTGCCAATGGCACGGAGACCAACGTCACAGGGGCCACCGAGCCCTGCGCCGATGGCTGGATCTACAACGACAGCACCTTCTCTTCCACCATCGTGACTGAG TGGGACCTGGTCTGTACTCACAGGGCCTTACGGCAGCTGGCTCAGTCCTTGTACATGGCGGGGGTGCTGCTCGGAGCCATGGTGTTTGGGTACCTGGCAGACAG GCTGGGCCGCCGGAAGATTTTGATCTTAAACTACCTGCAGACTGCTGTGTCCGGGACCTGTGTCGCCTTCGCACCCAACTTCCTCATCTACTGCACCTTCCGGCTCCTTTCGGGCATGTCGCTGGCCAGCATCACCCTCAACTGCATGACGCTGA GCGTGGAGTGGATGCCCATCCACACACGGGCGCACGTGGGCACACTGATCGGCTATGTCTACAGCCTGGGTCAGTTCATCCTGGCCGGCGTGGCCTATGCTATACCCCACTGGCGTCACCTGCAGCTAGCGGTGTCTTTGCCATTCTTCGTCTTCTTCATCTATTCCTG GTTCTTCATTGAGTCTGCTCGCTGGTACTCCTCCTCTGGGAAGCTGGACCTCACCCTGAATGCCCTGCAGAAGGTGGCCCGGATCAACGGGAAGCAGGAAGAGGGGGCCAAGCTGAACATAGAG GTGCTCCAGGCCAGTCTGCAGAAGGAACTGACCACAGGCAAAGGCCAGGCCTCGGCCCTGGAGCTGCTGCGCTGTCCCACGCTTCGTCGTCTCTTCCTGTGCCTCACTATGCTGTG GTTTGCCACCAGTTTTGCCTACTATGGGCTAGTCATGGACCTGCAGGGCTTCGGAGTCAGCATCTACCTAATCCAGGTGATCTTTGGGGCCGTGGACCTGCCTGCCAAGCTCATGTGCTTCCTAGTCCTCAACTCCCTGGGCCGCCGAGTTGCCCAAATCTTCTCCCTGCTGCTGGCGGGCATCTGCATCCTGGTCAATGGGGTGATACCCCATG ACCAGTCCATTATTCGAACCTCCCTGGCTGTGCTGGGGAAGGGCTGCCTGGCTTCCTCCTTCAACTGCATCTTCCTCTACACCGGGGAACTGTATCCCACAATGATCCG gcagacaggcatgggcATGGGGAGCACAATGGCCCGAGTGGGCAGCATCGTGAGCCCCCTGGTGAGCATGACCGCCGAGCTGTACCTGCCCCTGCCTCTCTTCATCTACGGTACTATACCTGTGGCTGCCAGCATGGCCACCACCCTCCTGCCCGAGACCCTGGGCCAGCCACTGCCGGACACAGTGCTGGACCTGGAGAACAG GAGGAGAGGGAAAGGCCGGCTACAGCAGCTGgagcagcagaagcaaatggtccCACTGCAGacccctccacaggagaagagTGGACTCTGA
- the SLC22A6 gene encoding solute carrier family 22 member 6 isoform X3: MAFNDILEQIGGFGRFQKIQVTLVVLPMLLMASHNTLQNFTAAIPTHHCRPPAATNLSQDGGLEAWLPRDREGRPESCLRFTSPQWGPPSANGTETNVTGATEPCADGWIYNDSTFSSTIVTEWDLVCTHRALRQLAQSLYMAGVLLGAMVFGYLADRLGRRKILILNYLQTAVSGTCVAFAPNFLIYCTFRLLSGMSLASITLNCMTLSVEWMPIHTRAHVGTLIGYVYSLGQFILAGVAYAIPHWRHLQLAVSLPFFVFFIYSWFFIESARWYSSSGKLDLTLNALQKVARINGKQEEGAKLNIEVLQASLQKELTTGKGQASALELLRCPTLRRLFLCLTMLWFATSFAYYGLVMDLQGFGVSIYLIQVIFGAVDLPAKLMCFLVLNSLGRRVAQIFSLLLAGICILVNGVIPHDQSIIRTSLAVLGKGCLASSFNCIFLYTGELYPTMIRMATTLLPETLGQPLPDTVLDLENRRGKGRLQQLEQQKQMVPLQTPPQEKSGL; the protein is encoded by the exons ATGGCCTTCAATGATATCCTGGAGCAAATCGGGGGCTTCGGCCGCTTCCAGAAGATCCAGGTCACCCTGGTGGTCCTTCCTATGCTTCTGATGGCCTCCCACAACACCCTACAGAACTTCACTGCCGCCATCCCCACCCACCACTGCCGCCCACCTGCCGCCACCAACCTCAGCCAGGATGGGGGCCTGGAGGCCTGGCTGCCCCGGGACAGGGAGGGGCGGCCTGAGTCCTGTCTCCGCTTCACATCCCCACAGTGGGGACCACCCTCTGCCAATGGCACGGAGACCAACGTCACAGGGGCCACCGAGCCCTGCGCCGATGGCTGGATCTACAACGACAGCACCTTCTCTTCCACCATCGTGACTGAG TGGGACCTGGTCTGTACTCACAGGGCCTTACGGCAGCTGGCTCAGTCCTTGTACATGGCGGGGGTGCTGCTCGGAGCCATGGTGTTTGGGTACCTGGCAGACAG GCTGGGCCGCCGGAAGATTTTGATCTTAAACTACCTGCAGACTGCTGTGTCCGGGACCTGTGTCGCCTTCGCACCCAACTTCCTCATCTACTGCACCTTCCGGCTCCTTTCGGGCATGTCGCTGGCCAGCATCACCCTCAACTGCATGACGCTGA GCGTGGAGTGGATGCCCATCCACACACGGGCGCACGTGGGCACACTGATCGGCTATGTCTACAGCCTGGGTCAGTTCATCCTGGCCGGCGTGGCCTATGCTATACCCCACTGGCGTCACCTGCAGCTAGCGGTGTCTTTGCCATTCTTCGTCTTCTTCATCTATTCCTG GTTCTTCATTGAGTCTGCTCGCTGGTACTCCTCCTCTGGGAAGCTGGACCTCACCCTGAATGCCCTGCAGAAGGTGGCCCGGATCAACGGGAAGCAGGAAGAGGGGGCCAAGCTGAACATAGAG GTGCTCCAGGCCAGTCTGCAGAAGGAACTGACCACAGGCAAAGGCCAGGCCTCGGCCCTGGAGCTGCTGCGCTGTCCCACGCTTCGTCGTCTCTTCCTGTGCCTCACTATGCTGTG GTTTGCCACCAGTTTTGCCTACTATGGGCTAGTCATGGACCTGCAGGGCTTCGGAGTCAGCATCTACCTAATCCAGGTGATCTTTGGGGCCGTGGACCTGCCTGCCAAGCTCATGTGCTTCCTAGTCCTCAACTCCCTGGGCCGCCGAGTTGCCCAAATCTTCTCCCTGCTGCTGGCGGGCATCTGCATCCTGGTCAATGGGGTGATACCCCATG ACCAGTCCATTATTCGAACCTCCCTGGCTGTGCTGGGGAAGGGCTGCCTGGCTTCCTCCTTCAACTGCATCTTCCTCTACACCGGGGAACTGTATCCCACAATGATCCG CATGGCCACCACCCTCCTGCCCGAGACCCTGGGCCAGCCACTGCCGGACACAGTGCTGGACCTGGAGAACAG GAGAGGGAAAGGCCGGCTACAGCAGCTGgagcagcagaagcaaatggtccCACTGCAGacccctccacaggagaagagTGGACTCTGA